In the genome of Phycodurus eques isolate BA_2022a chromosome 11, UOR_Pequ_1.1, whole genome shotgun sequence, the window AAAGGTCATGGAGCCTACAGAGATTGCTAGCAGACACGGGATGCTACAAGCAGAAGTACCTACCAGTTTCAGTTGATGAGTTTTGAATATTTGAGTTTACACCCATTGCCATTTTATTATCTTTACATTATGTGAAAAATATATCTTTAGGACTGTTGGCTTGCGTCAAGAGCACATTTAACACCATAACCACTCTATGACATCATGCCATGTGATCATGGATGTGACATCATAATCCATGATGACGCTTACAAGTGAGTTATGCGTGTcgtcgtttaaaaaaaaactaattatggaTAGGTGATGAcgtaataagaaaaaaaacttgcacaGTAAGTAGGAAtaccaacaaaaaataattattagggTCGCATGCATCTTCTTTTGACAAATTGTGTTATTAtttggaaatgcaattaaaacatATGTTGATGAAATTTCTAGCAGTaggcatgcattttattctcgtaTTTCAGAACAtctttggcaaaaaaaacaacctttttgATAAAATATAGGATTCAACCGGGTCAAGCTCTTCCACATTTGACCAAGTTATAAAAGGATTATATCACCAGTTGTCCTTATTTTAGTTGTGCCAAAATGTCTTCCAGGTCCAAGACAGTGGAAAGTGTAAAGTCAGGTGTCACTGAACCAACAGGCACAGCGTCACCTGCACTGTTAATCCAAACTGTAGCACGTACATGTGCACTCCACCCACCCTGGATGTCAGTGTCCAGTGAGTCTCCAACCATGATGCAGTCCTGGGGCTCCACCTGCAGCAGGTCAAAACACAGTCTGAAGATGGAGGGGAAAGGTTTCTGTTCAGCATAATCTCCCGCCAGCACAATGCTATCGAAAAAGCCTTCACAACGGGCTGCCTCGACTTTCTCCCTTTGTGTTTGAGCATTCCCGTTGGTGAGGAGCAGCAGCTTGTATTTCCTCCGAAGTTGTTTCAGAAGACTGGATATCTCTGGGGACAGATTGAGCAGCTCCAGTCGAGTATTTTTCCACAGGTAGTAACACTGATGTGCCAGGGAGGATGTTGAACAACTGTCCACACTTTCCTTAATGCTGTCTTCCCAGTGACCCACTCGGACCTCATCAATGGATCTGCCAGCTGTGGGGTCAAAGTTCTCATGAAGAAGTTTCTGCTTGAACTTGTCACAAATATTGGTTATGGTGTCATCGTCAAGAGCCAGTGAGGTCTTCAAAAGTTCCTGGGTCTGTAAAAGTTACAAAT includes:
- the nanp gene encoding N-acylneuraminate-9-phosphatase, with the protein product MDANAVKAILFDLDNTLIETHRAGRYAIQKTQELLKTSLALDDDTITNICDKFKQKLLHENFDPTAGRSIDEVRVGHWEDSIKESVDSCSTSSLAHQCYYLWKNTRLELLNLSPEISSLLKQLRRKYKLLLLTNGNAQTQREKVEAARCEGFFDSIVLAGDYAEQKPFPSIFRLCFDLLQVEPQDCIMVGDSLDTDIQGGWSAHVRATVWINSAGDAVPVGSVTPDFTLSTVLDLEDILAQLK